The Anguilla rostrata isolate EN2019 chromosome 1, ASM1855537v3, whole genome shotgun sequence nucleotide sequence GCCCCACTTAAATCGCACCCCACCGCCCTGCTTTTAGAGACCGCGTCTGACGAATGCGGTCTGCGGGAATGATCGGTTTTATTTTTCCGTCGAATTAGGCCGGAGAGTTCTGCTCGTATCTTTCGCGGTCCTTTGGTGCTTATATCGCTAAAGCAACAAACAAATGCAGCAACTTTTCAtgacattatttgtttattggaGCGTCCTCACGGAGGCCAGCTGACAGCGTTCATTTATGTTTGCATCCGTTTGCATTACCGGAGAGTTTAGTGGAGAATATTCGGACTGTGCGCTCCGCTGCAGGGTGTGACCGCAAACACTTACCTGGGATTCGCACCGTCCTTCCTGGCTGGTAGTCCTGCGTCTGTCAGCCAGTACACCGCTGCTCCCGGTGGATCTTACCCTTTTCAGTATGAATAAGCGTAATGTTTGAAGACCACTTTATCAGCCCGGGCGGGGGATCATTCTCAATAAAGCGCCTCGTTGCCAATGGATCTCAGGGCGGTGATAAATGGGAAATTAGAAGGAGCAGTCCTCCGAGCCGAACCTTATGAATTCATCTTTAATTTCTCTGCTCCGTTCTACGTTGTATTTCGAGTCGTATGGAGTGCGGGTAAGATGGTGTGCTGCTTAATTTGTGGATCAGcacatactctttttttttttttcccccaaatcaCCACAGCTTGGAGCTCCACCTGCCTGTTGTGGTTTGCATCATGTTGGTGAAGTAAGAAGTCCTTTCAGAACAGACCAGGCTGAATAAACCTATTTGCTCAGTGATCTACAGTGTTTGCAGGGACAGGTTATGATTTGGTCCAGTGATGGAAACAGATGACCTCTTGACCCGGAATTGTAAGAACATGTCatgaccccgccccgcccccccttgttctctcttccctcaggagcttccagcacagacacagtccaCAGCGCACTGTCCACGCCCACAAAACGCTCCTGTGACTCGGGTATGTTGGggatctgcgtgtgtgtgtgcgtgcgcgtgtgtgtgtgcgtgtgcgtgtgtgtacgtgtgtgtgcgtgtgtgtttgcatgcctgtgtgtgtgtgtgtgtgtgttggtctgtgtgtgcatgcacatgtgtatatgtctgtgtgtttgcatgccagcgtgcgtgcgtgtgtgtgtgtgtgtgtttgtgtgtgtgcgcgaatgCCTGTTTCCAAGATCAGCTCAGCTCTTGTGTTTGTGGGAGCGGAGCGGGAAAACAAATTTCGGAGGCATAATGATGCAATTAAAATTGACTCCTGCAAATTGATCAGACTTTATACGGCTTAGGCCATAAACTGTGAAATGAAAGGCAGGTGCGCAGAAACAAGGAAAATCGACTCCGCCATTGATTGGTGCTTGTTGTGCATTTATTAACCCAATCAAACGTTAACGACTGTCTCTGGGCTTCGCCCGCAGTAGCGGCGGGGACGGGGCGCGGGCCGGGGCCTGCGCTCTGCCGGCGAGAGCGCCGATCGGCGCTAAGGCTAACGGCCGCTCTCGAACCGCTGAGACCGCTGGGgccgtagccccgcccccctccacccgccGGGCTCGCCGAAAAACAGTGTTCTCACAGCGCCGCGGCAACGCTGTAACTCTGGCCTGACATTCCAGCAGCGGTGCGGGGACGTTCCGTGTTAGCTGGGCGCTAACTCTCTGACTGCGCGGTAAAAGGCCGCGAGCCTCGGCCGCGGTGCGTCCGCCCGGTCCGGCCCGGGCCGGCCCCTCTCTCCGCGGCCGCTCTCAGTGCTGAGGGGCGTTTGGGGAAGGAGCCCGAGTCGTCCTGGAGCGCGGGAAATCGATACGGCCGAACGGCTCAGGCCAGGGTTCCTTAGATTCGTACAGCAGAAATATTTAGCCAAAAAACCCCTGAGGAAGGCTGGAAATACACTGCCAGGCTGCCctggtgtgcttttttttttttttttcccctccatgaaaaataaattgatttcctGAGGCGAAATGTTCAGGTTTTTACAGAATCAAAGACGCCGTTCACATGACTTTTAGTTTTTTGACTTTCTGGCATCTCTGTCTGGGCGCCTTTcgcttgtttttgttccttttcatttttagttttctttgaCACTtaaagaaattacgaaatttcGGCTTTGGAACCATACAGCGGTTTTTCCCAGTGGTGTAGTGGggataggtttttttttattttttaaccagcTTTTTGGagagttgtgtttttttccccccctcccaaactgGTCTCAAGGCTGTGACCTTGAGGCGAGGCAAGCGCGTGCTCTCTCCCGAAACGCAAGCTGCTACCGCCCGCCGCctcgtctctcctctcctggccCGCCGGTTAGAACGATTCCCATGATGCTCCAGGAGGATTTGCCGGTGAATGGATGTAATGTAGTCtctgtttgtttcctgaatTGGCTGTGTTGAAACAGAGCAGCCCCAGCCCTGGAGGAGCCATTGTGTGGACGAgactcccagcagccccagccAGATGCAGTTTGACCGGAGCGTGTTtggaccccgggggggggggggggggggggggggccgggggggcgggggggggggggggggggggcggggcgtttGAGGCGAGGGACTCCAGCGTGCGCTTGTCTTCGGCAGCCTCGGGGTCGGAGAGCGAGGCCTCGCCGGAGAAGCGGTCGAAGCCCGATGACGACGACCCGGTCGCCGAGGAGACGCGCGGCGGCCCCAAGCAGAGGAACCGCCGGCGCTGCCACCGCTGCCAAACCAAACTGGAGCTGGTGCAGCAGGAGCTGGGGTCCTGCCGCTGCGGTGAGTGCAGCTTTAccggcctgtctgtctgtctgtctgtctcattctctctctctccccctctgtctgtctgtctgtctctctccccctctgtctgtctgtctgtctctcattctctctctctccccctctgtctgtctgtctgtctgtctgtctgtctgtctgtctgtctccccctctgtctgtctgtctttctgtctccccctctgtctgtctgtctgtctgtctgtctgtctgtctgtctctcattctctctctctccccctctgtctgtctgtctgtctcattctctctctttctgctctctgtctctctctctctctgtctcactctctctctctctcactctctcaatttcaatttttttttcaatttcaaagtgctttattggcatgacaaatataggcacttgtgttgccaaagcagtggttataactctcagtgtgtgtgtgtgtgcgcgcgcgcgcgtgtgcgtgtatgtgtgcgtgcgtgtatgtatgtgtgtgtgtgtgtctgtgcatgtgcgtgtgtgtgtgtgtgtgtgtgtgtgtgtgtgtgtgtgtgtgcgtgtgtgtgtgtgtgtgtgtgtgtgttgtattgcgTAGCTGTAACATGCCGAGGGTCTGTCAGTACTCTTGCCCCTGTAACAGTGCTTGAGTTGAGCCAGCTGTAATAAGTGGTTATTTTTAAGCAGCAGTAATTGTGGTGGGTGTTAATTGAAGCACGCTCACTCGTCGAGCGGAGCTTCTAATCAGCGCTCGCTGATGTCAGGAGTATGATGTGTATTAATGAACGCATTAGATGGCATAATGAGCGTTTGTTTTTGACAAGGGTTTGAATAAGCTGCCTAATAAGGCGACGTCTGTTGGAGGAGCGTGTCTTTAGAAACGGCTTCACACCGCTCTGACTTCCCTGCTGGACGTCTCCACTGCGGCGCTGATcactggggtgtgtgtgtgtctatgtctgtttgtctgtgtgtgtgtgtgcgcgtgtgtctgtttgtctgtgcgcgtgtgtgtgtgtctgtgcgtgtgtgtgtgtgtgtgtgtgtgtgtgtgcgcgcgtgtgtgtgtgtgtgtgtctatgtctgtttgtatgtgtgtgtgcgcgcgtctgtgtgtctgtgcgtgtgtgtgtgtgtgtctatgtgtgtgtgtgtgtgtgtgcgtgcgtgcgtgcgtgtctgcgtgtgtgcgtgtgtgtctatgtctgtatgtgtgtgtctgtgtgtctgtgtgtctgcgtgtgtgtgtgtgtgcgcgtgtgtgtgtgtctgtgcgtgtgtgtgtgcgtgtgtgtgtgtgtgtgtctatgtgtgtctgtgcgtgcgtgtgtgtgtgtgtgtgtgtgtctgtgcgtgtgtgtgtgtgtctgtgtgtgtgtgtgtatgtgtgtgtgcgtgcgtgcgcgtgtgtgtgtttatatatgcataggtttgtgtaaatgtaaatatgcagtCAGCAGGACTGGGCTGAGCTCGGTCTGTCAGAAGTGCTCGCTGTCTCTCTTCTCTAATACTCTGCATGAAAGTGGGCAGTTCCAGCTGAATTGTAATGGAGTGCCATGGTATATTGAtgttctctctatctctctcctctcttcctgttcGTTCTGTTCATACCCCCTCCcgcttcccttttttttttttaacctctctgtgtctctccttccctctcttccctcatcttcttccctctctccctctctctcccaccttccttccttctctccctctctctctccctctctcccccacctccatctctccctcctccctctcccctctcctccctgcagttATTGTTCTCGCTGCTGCACCGCTGCCCGAGCAGCACGCTCCTGTTTGACCCCCTGGCGGCCCTCGAGGATGCCGTCTGAATGTCCTCTGGACCCCAGGTGGGCACGCCTCCTGCCAAGCGAATTAACGGAGATGCGACGTCTGCTcatgagccccgccccccgacgCCACCTGGAGACgagagaggagagtgggagaaagagagagagagagagagagagtgagagagagaaagaaagagagagagggagagatagagcgacagcgtgagagaaagagagcgagagagagagagcaagagagcgagagagagagaacgaaagagagcgatagagagagagggagagtgagcgagagagagagagagagagatagagagagaccgCAGCAGTACACAAGACCCCCAGGCAGTCCCCCATACCTCAATACAAGCAGAGTGCAAGGCACTGCAACTcccagcagccactgcagcATCTATGACCCCACAGGCCACTCCCAGCACTCAGCCTTAAGTTTCCCTGTTTTTTGCAGGTTTCTCAGAAAGAGGTCTCAGACAGGAGGACTCTTCTGTCCTCAGTGACCTCCCCTCAGGTTGTGGGAGAAGGGGCTGGGCTATGCCgaccccctccctgtcccctccccttctctcaccCCCCTTCAGTCCCCCCCTAGAGTTCTCTCACCCCACTGTCCAATCAGACCGCAACACTCCACCTCAGCTCCGTCACatgccggccccgccccccgctctgtgtcagcgccctctgctggccgtCTCAGGTTACACAGGAAGAACGGCGCTGTCCCCCTGGGACTCTGTGTTTccgtctgctctctctggctgcACTGGgatggacaggcagacagacggacggacgggaaGCTGGATGCTCATGGTGCTGGGGATGGGGTCAGGGGCAGGGTCAGGTGGGTGGAGTCGTTCctcagactccgccccccgccctgccctgatGTCCTGAGGGTTCCACCCTCCCAGCGGAACCCGTCCCGCTGCAGCCTCTGTGTCCCGgaagcgacccccccccccgatgttCTGGGTGTgtctggaccccccccccccccctccgtgcACTCGGAGAGCAGGAGACCACGGCGAAGGAGTTCTGGGTGAATGAAACGGACTAGAGAGAGGACAGGGCTGAGCTATGTGCTCGGTGCCACAGAATGAGCCGGGACTGTTCTCCCaaaaacactgccccctgccccacgTCTCCTCATAGGGGATGGCTGACCCccccctctttcactctctctctcaacccctCTCTTTTACTCCATTCTATCTTTTTCTCCACTCTCtcgtggctctctctctctctctctctctcgccctcgcCCTTTCCTTCTCCGCGCACCTCACTGCCGACtgcttttgctctctctctcttttacctGATTCCTCCCATTAtctcccaatctctctctctctctctctccctccctccccctctccctggtACCCGCTCACACCCATGATCTCACCCAGAAAAAGAAGGGATGGCGAAGGAGGAGGCGGTGGTGGAGAGAGCTGCGGTTGTGGGCACTTTCATTTTAAGAGCAGTTTTCTGTTGAgttctggtttaaaaaaatgaaaataaaaaaaaaaggaaaaaacagtgGAGAAATATCAGCCTGTACCTTAAGGATACTTATTTAACCCCTACTCGTGTTTCAGAGTTACTTTACAAACTAGCATAGAGCTGCAATTTTAGTtttaatgttgtaaaaaaaaaaaaaaagaaagataattCTGTAACTATTCTTtggtttccttttatttctttagttatttttcccctttttgctGAAAGGAATAAACTGGATTGGATGAagtgtggtgtctgtgttgtgtgttgggttTAAGAGCGGTATCGTTCAGCTGGGAAGGCTCGTGTTGCCAAACGTCCCTTTAAATTTCTACCTTCTCGTGTTCTGCGGACAGAACACAGGATACGTTTGCTTTGACCttctttaaaatttttgaaACCACGACTGCATCCCCTTAGCCTTCTTTTGAAGTGTCTGAAGACATTGGGTATCTTAAATCTTTCTTTACAATTTAACATTAGAGATCTGggtttaatcttttttttgtaagatctgttttgtttctgtagtGCGGTCCACAGAATTGACGCAGTGCTCTAAATGCGGTCTGATATTTTAACACGATGGCTGTTAATTTAATACTCCACCCCGTTTGAGTGGGTACAACCCCCCCGGGGAACAGCAGTACAGACGTCCTCTCCGAAAATGACTGCGTGTTAGCGAACGCGGACGGGAAGAGTGCggattaaacacacacacacacacacacaccctcctgcTGTAGATGACCAGTCTCTGACCTTCCCACAATTCCTCGGGAGTGCTGGTCAGCGTCGATAGCGCTGTTCGTCGAGATCGCTCCGCGATGTCCATCGGTGTCGTCGCCGGTGggcccagcccccccagccccccccggcccgctcctcctcctcctcccccgcagCGGGTCCCTCCCGTTTCCCCCCGGTCTTTTCCGAGCACGCTCAGTGGGTCTCGCCTCTCCCCGGCTCAGAGGATTATGTCCCTCCCAGCAGGGCCGCGTCGTCGGTCACCATCGATCGCTGGAAAAATCGATTTCTCTTTCAGCGGCGGGGCCCCCGCCGCTCGCCGACACCCGCCACGCCGCGTACgcacacatttcatttgtcCGGATTACAGAgccgcccccgcgcccccccccccacgtccagCTTAAAGGTCGAGTCTGCCGTCTGCACTCTGAACACCTGCGAGACCCCACTCTCTGTCCAACACTGTGTGAGGCTCCACTCTCTGTCCAACACTGTGTGAGGCCCCTCTCTGTCCAACACTGTGGGCTCCACTCTCTGTCCAACACTGTTGAGGCTCCACTCTCCGTCAACACGTGTGAGACCCACTCTCTGTTCCAACCTGTGAGACCCCACTCTCTGTCCAACACTGTGTGAGGCTCCACTCTCTGTCCAACACTGTGTGAGACCCCACTCTCTGTCCAACACTGTGAGGCTCCACTCTCTGTCCAACACTGTGTGAGGCTCCACTCTCTGTCCAACACTGTGTGAGGCTCCACTCTCTGTCCAACACTGTGTGAGACCCCACTCTCTGTCCAACACTGTGTGAGACCCCACTCTCTGTCCAACACTGTGTGAGGCTCCActctctgtctgactctgtGTTTAACTCTCCACTCTCCATCTAAGTTTGTGTGAAACTTTACTGTCCGTCTAAGTTTGTGTGAGACTTCACTGTCCATTTAAGTTTGTGTGAGACTTCACTGTCCATTTAAGTTTGTGTGAGACTTCACTGTCCGCGAAAGTTCGAGTGTGTCTAATTCCAGCAGGGTGTTGactgggtgggtggtgggtggtgggtggtggttgGGGGCGCTCTTGGCGATGGGGGCCGGTGTACTGCAAACGTTGTCCTGTACAGAGTGCTCGTTTGTCCAGAGTGCTTCCTGGCGGCCCCCGCGGCACATCAGAAGGCCAGCAGGTGAGACCGCTGTGCGCAGAGCTCGGCGGTATAAAAGGCGCTGGCCCGCGGGTTGCCGGCGGCGACCTTTGCGGTGAGGCGGGGTGCGTATTCACCGTGCCTCCTCTCGTTTCGGGGGGGCGCGGCTGTTCGGctcccccgcgccccccccccccccccccgcgcctgcGTCCCGCGCCGCGGTGTGTGTGCTTCATCACAAAGCCCCgctgcgcgtctgtgtgtgtgtgtgtgtgtttctgtactgaagcgtttgtgtcagtgtgtgtgtttctgtacataaGCgtttgtgtaagagtgtgtgtgtgtgtgtttctgtactgaAGCGtttgtgtcagagtgtgtgtgtttctgtacagaaGCGtttgtgtcagagtgtgtgtgtttctgtacagaaGCGtttgtgtcagagtgtgtgtatttctgtacagAAGCCTTTgggtcagagtgtgtgtgtgtgtgtgtgtgtgtgtgtgtgtttctgtacagaaGCCtttgtgtcagagtgtgtgtatttctgtacagAAGCGTTTgggtcagagtgtgtgtgtgtgtgtgtgtgtgtgtgtgtgtgtttctgtacagaaGCCtttgtgtcagagtgtgtgtttctctgcagaTGCATTTgcgtcagagtgtgtgtgtttctgtgcagaagcctttgtgtcagagtgtgtgtatttgctgcTGTATAGGAGCATTTgggtcagagtgtgtgtgtgtgtgtgtgtgtgtgtgtgtgttactgtacagGCCCTGCGTGCCATTCCACACTGAGTCAACGGGTTGGTGGTTTTgggctgcggggggggtggggtctcgATGCCCCTGCCCTGTGACCGCTATCTTTTAATTAGcactacagaaaacaaaaaaacggggAAAAATTTTGATTGAAGTGGCTGCTTCAAACGCGGCCGCGTCAGGCCGTCTgccagctggagctggagctgaacCGGGTGGGCGGGATGCTTTCCGCGATTCCGCCATTATCGCTCTCTTTCAGTCCTGCGCTCGGCGTCCCCTctcctgtaccccccccccccctcgtgttaatgccgcccccctccctgctggcACGCTGTCGGCTGGGCTTATTGAACAGAGGTGGGGTTTGGCGGTAAACTGATACAGGACTTAGCGGCACCAGACGGCACCTTGCGGACAGGCGCTGCTGAGGGCCAAAATTAATCCACTTACCAAAAGACGGACTGCAAACAAGCGAGTGCGTGACCACGCCTGTACGGACCGTAGAACTGTTTGTCGTCACTCCGCCTTCCCGCTTCCTGTCTTAACTAAATAAAAGTCCAAGCAAAATGCGTTAAAGGATATTTGAAACCAACTGCCCCCACTCTCTGAACTGACAAGTGTTTCCTTATGAGAGTAATGGGAGAGTAACGCTTTTCTGTGGGTGGGGACCTGTCCGATGCCGTTGATGATATCTAAATTGCGTGATTGATTAATTCATTTCCCAACGTTCTAACGAGCCGATTTCCTGGACGAGCAGGGTGTAATTCGGACGATTGTCGATTGTCTTAATAGGATTGTCTGCACTTATTTGAAGAGCAAAATCAGACGGGTAATTGTATCCCGGTCACTTTACGGTGTACGATTCCCACTTAGAACCAGTGTTATCATCACGATTAATCAATCGGTTACATGAGGGGGTGGTGTTACTGTTTTTGTCTCCTGGAATCCCGTTAGTCTTcacccaagtttttttttctgcacactTTCTCACTGAGagcctctccccatccctccccacctccctgtagtctctaattgacCATGTAAGCTTAGGTTTGTAGCTAGCTAAGCTGCTTAtcttagtttattttagttattgcactcgtgCCCACTTAATTATTATAGCCGGTATTATTGGCATAGACTTACTTttgttgctgctttttgtttgtcGATCAGATTAATCTACAGGGTCCAAATTGAACTACACGGTCGCTCCGTGcgcttggaacggtacttctctctagggttttcaacaacacacttgttcctggttatggttatacacttagttgtacgtcgctctggataagagcgtctgccaaatgcctgcaatgtaatgtaatgcgaaAAGGCACACTAGTATCACAGGCCTTTGTGCAATCGAGGAGGGTGAAATGGTGGCCACACCTGCCTGAAATCTTTATGACACAAATGTCACTGTTAATGCCTCAGGGTGTTACTAAGGGAATACTACTGTAGTCGTGCTTGGTGAAATTCGAAAGATGCTCTGATCTCAAAGAGTTCCCGGCACAACTGGCGGTGTGAAGTTTGGGTTCTTCTATAATTTTACTACTTAACTGCCAGCCCGAAATCAGGAATATTGACAAACTTATAAACGGGACGATGTGTTTGCAGTTTGATTCCGTTTCAAACGATCTGTCGAGGGAGAAATGAGATGTAACGTTCAGAGCAGCAGCTCCGCTCGGAGAACTCGAGAGGCTTCGACGAGGAGCTTTGTGGTGATTTCAGTGGCTCCATTAACTGGGGATTCGGGCAAATTCCCACCCAATAAACTATCCCTGCTTGGGTTACTGTGCTACACTTTCTTTAAATTGGCTGTAAATTGTTTACAAAGTGCGTGCGTGTTCGCGGGGCGTGTGTAAGGATGAATTAATCGTTGGCCGTTAAAGTTAACGTTGCCTCTACTTCAGAGACGATGGCCTGTCACAAAATGGCCGTCTCCCGAACTTGGGTGTAAACCCTGGGTCCGGTGTGGTGAAGCAGCCCTGCTCAAATCTGCTCTTCACAAACAGGCCTGCGATGACCCTGCAGATGTTTTGGGGACAAATTTAAACAGCTGTTCGATTGGAATCCTGGTCCCATTTTCCTTTTCAGGCCCGAAGTGACCACGAGATTTAAAGGAACGTCGGAGAAAATGAAGGGGCGTTTCGTTTCTTGAGTGTGGCGTGTTCGGTGAATGAGGATTCCCCTTCCTGGGTTAATCTCTGGGTAAAAATGGACCCTTGGCTTCTCCTCCTCTGATTTGAATGCCGCCGCCAGACGCTCCACTCTATTGGCTGTGAATGTGTCAGGTGAGTGTGTTTTGAACGGCCCGTGATATGGTTGGTAATTTTTTATGGAACAACATTTCCTTATTAATTTGTAGTTCTCGCAGGCTGGCCCCCACTGTAATGCCTCCTTTATTTCCCTGTCTGGGCAGCTGCCGCAATTGATTTTTCTGTCCCCAGGTCTCCTAACGCAAGCCGGAGGAACGGTTTGTTTTCTGAGATGAATTTTCTCCCCGGTGGAGGAAAGTTCCGGGGCTTAGTGTACTGCTGGTTGTGGTTTTGAGGTCAGCGAGGGTTGGGGGGAGTTTAATAGCCGGAATAAAATGGCTGGACAGTCGAAACATTTCAGGTGCCCTCCGAAGTTAAGGCGGTAACACTCCAGTCAACCCAAAGGCCCGTGGCACTATAATACTGGCTAGGGTCCCCATACTGCTGAAAGGGCCtttatgatatatttttttccccccaatcaCGTGTTACCTGCAAATTATTGTTAGCGAGAGCTACTCAATACCTTTCTGTTAACAGGATGCCATTGGTATACGTTTAATCGTACAGTGAATGATGGCAttgtgctgtctgtctttctgtatcctggtgtgtgtgtttgtgtgcttgtgtgtgtgtttgtgtgcgtgtgtttgtgttgcttgtgtgtgtgtttgtgtgcttttgtgtgtgtttgtttgtgtgtgtgtttgtgtgcatttgtgtgtttgtgtgcgtgtgtttgtttgtgtgcgtgtgtgtttgtgtgcttgtgtgtgtgtgtatgtgtttgtgttgcttgtgtgtgtgtttgtgtgcttttgtgtgtgtttgtttgtgtgtatatgtttgtgcatgtgtgtgtgtgtgtttgtcttcgtgtgtatttgtgtgcatttgtgtgtttgtgtgcgtgtgtttgtttgtgtgcgtgtgtgtttgtgtgcttgtgtgtgtgtgtatgtgtttgtgttgcttgtgtgtgtgtttgtgtgctcttgtgtgtgtgtttgtttgtgtgcatgtgtgtgtttgtgtgcgtgtgtgtgtgcgcgtttgtgttgcttgtgtgtgtatgtgtttgtgtgcttgtgtgtgtgtgtgtgtgtgtgtgtgtgtgtgtttgtgtgtatatgtttgtgcatgtgtgtgtgtgtgtttgtctgcgtgtgtactTGTCAGAATGGGAATGTCACCGTTGCTGGTTAGGGCCTAAAAGAAGACAGCATCAGACTACCCCCCAGTTCTGTTCCGTTCCGTGATCACAATCTCGCAGAAAGAAAAGTGCAATTTTTCTTagctccccccccaaaaaaaaaatctctgaggcagccctgtgtgtgtgtgtgtgtgtgtgtgtgtgtgcgtgc carries:
- the LOC135238782 gene encoding uncharacterized protein LOC135238782 isoform X2 → MGDTGSERSKPPSIPPRCPCGFWGSSKTMNLCSKCFADIQKKQADEDCAPGPSPSSSGSQSAVFCSDMSSSSSQSLSSTPVSSEEPSSKDTGATCSTTPQGASSTDTVHSALSTPTKRSCDSASGSESEASPEKRSKPDDDDPVAEETRGGPKQRNRRRCHRCQTKLELVQQELGSCRCGECSFTGLSVCLSVSFSLSPPLSVCLSLSPSVCLSVSHSLSLPLCLSVCLSVCLSVCLPLCLSVFLSPPLSVCLSVCLSVCLSFSLSPPLSVCLSHSLSFCSLSLSLSVSLSLSLTLSISIFFSISKCFIGMTNIGTCVAKAVVITLSVCVCARARVCVYVCVRVCMCVCVSVHVRVCVCVCVCVCVCVRVCVCVCVCCIA
- the LOC135238782 gene encoding uncharacterized protein LOC135238782 isoform X1, with product MVGQELTVSCIVLSLLSAHPRKGSKMEGSTPLRSSKTMNLCSKCFADIQKKQADEDCAPGPSPSSSGSQSAVFCSDMSSSSSQSLSSTPVSSEEPSSKDTGATCSTTPQGASSTDTVHSALSTPTKRSCDSASGSESEASPEKRSKPDDDDPVAEETRGGPKQRNRRRCHRCQTKLELVQQELGSCRCGECSFTGLSVCLSVSFSLSPPLSVCLSLSPSVCLSVSHSLSLPLCLSVCLSVCLSVCLPLCLSVFLSPPLSVCLSVCLSVCLSFSLSPPLSVCLSHSLSFCSLSLSLSVSLSLSLTLSISIFFSISKCFIGMTNIGTCVAKAVVITLSVCVCARARVCVYVCVRVCMCVCVSVHVRVCVCVCVCVCVCVRVCVCVCVCCIA